The genomic interval CATTTCTTCTTGATTAAAAATAATCAGCTCATCACATCCGAAACGCATCCGGATACGAATAATATATTCTTTTTTCTTTATTGAGATAACGATTACATTAAACAGGGATTAGGAGGAGGAGTCAATCGAAATTGCCCTACCTCTGCGGTATGGTGCCGCACCACCGACCCGCCTCCATGTATAAATATTTTATATTCTGATGATTTTTCATTTACTAAAAGTGATAATATGTTTAACTCATTATTTTATTTGTAATTGTCGGTATCTTATTTTTTGATCGTCGTATTGTTGCGTAAAGAAGCGGACGTATGATTCTGGTTGTGTCTGGTTTTTCATTGAGATCATCGGCGCTTTCATGCGGAGTGATGAGCGCGGAGTGCTCGTTCCTGAGCAGGTGGAGTTTCTTGTTCTCCTCCTCAGGTTGCCGTAGGGGGGGCGTTCTTCGGACGTTTGTTCGGGTTGCAAGGCTATCGCGGCCGGTGTCAGGCTGTGGAGGCACGAGGGCGCGGCCTTGGCCTCCCGCTCCTGCCGCGGTCCTTCATCCCCTTCTTCATGGCCCCCCGTTCATGGGATGGCGCCGTGCCGCCCGCTTGCCTAGCGTGTCCGTCGAGGTCCGATCGGGACTGAGCGAAGAGGAGGGCGTTCCATGGTCCGTACACTGATGCGCACGAGTGGGCTTGCCGTAGGGCTTTTCCTGGCCGGCGCGGCCGGTTCCGCGCAGGCCGTGGTCTATTGCACGGCCGTGGGGGTGCCCAGGGGCTGCGTCGTCCGACCGGCGCCGGTCGTCGTGGTGCCGCCGCCGGTCGTCGTGGTGCCGGGCGCGCCGGCGGTGCGTGCGGTGACGCCGGGAGTAGGCGCCCCCGGCGTCGGGGTGCGGCCCGGTGCGGCTGTCAACCTCGGCGGGCCGGTCAACCGCCGGGGCGTGCGCTGAGAGGGGCAAGACGTCCGGGTCAGCCGGGTCAGGGCGGCAGCACCGTCCCGCCCGGCAGTACCGCCGGCAGGTCCAGTTGAACCCGCGTGCCGGATGCGTCCGAGGCGACGGTCAGGCGGGCGCCGATCCGGGCGGCGCGCTCCTGCATGTTGCCGAGCCCCCGGCCGGTCGAGGAGACCGAGGCTCCGCCGTCGCCGTCGTCTTCCACGGCGATGCGGCCGAATGCCTTTCCGTCCGGTACGGTAACGGTTTGCAGCCGCACCCGCACGGTTCCGGCGGCGGAGTGCTTCAGCGCGTTGGTCACCGCCTCGTCAAGGATGCGCAGGATGTTGAGCACGTGGGACGGGCGCAGGTCGTCGAGGATCGGCAGGCCGGGCTGGGTGTCGATCTTCCAGTCGAGGGCGACGTTGCCGGCCCGCAGCCGGCCCTCCATCCGGTCTCGCCACGTCGCCAGGACAAGCATAAGGTCGCCCTGAATGTCGTCCATGGCGTCGACGACCAGGCGGAGATCCTGCAACGCCGTGCGGGCGGCCTCACCGATCGCGGCCGCGTCCTGGTCCTTCTGCCGGGCGAGCGAGACGATCGACACCAGCTGGCCGCCGACGCCGTCGTGAAGGTCGCGCATCAGCCTTGCGCGTTCCTCCATGAGGGCGCTGGCGCGCAGATGATGGCGTTCGCGCTGGAAGCTTGCCCGCAGCGCCGCCTCCGCCTCTTCGACCCGCTGCTTCAGCTGGCGGGCGAACAGCTCGGCAGCGGCGAGTGCGCGCACCAGGCGCAGGGCGACGATACCGCCGACGGCGATGGAGAACAGCGGGGTGTAGAGGCGCACCAGAAGGATGCGCCGGTCACTCAGGATGTCGCCCAGGACCATGATGTCGTGCGCGGCGAGAGCCCCCAGGACCGTGAGGGCAAGCGAAAAGACGAGTCCGGTTTCGTTATGGTCGACGACGTAGGCGCGGGCGCTGAGGACGGCTCCGACCAGCATGCACAGGCCCGCCAACAGCGCGCCCGGAACGAGCATCAGCACGGCCATGGTGAAATCGTCCGAGACCAGTCCGGTGACGACGGCGGCGGTGCCCGGCAGCAGGATGAGCATCGACGCCTTGGGCATCCTGACGCCGAGGTGTCTGGCGATTGCAAGCACCGCCAGTGCGACCTCAAGCAGCGGCAGCCCGTGCAGGGCGCGGTAGACGGAGGGCGAGAAGGTTAGCGTGTTGGGCACCGTTGCGAGGGTGTAGACGGCACCGAGCGTGAGGCTGAGGGCCAACAGGCCGGAGCCGTCGTCGGTCTTCTGCTGGAACCAGAACAGGAACAGCAGGGCGCCGAGGGCGAGATTGACGATCGCGATCGCGCCCGGCAGCAGGAAGAACAGCAGCGTGCGCTGTTCGTGCGCCCGCCGTAGCGGTTGCTCCGCACCGACATAGACGGTCTCCAGATAACCGCTGAGGTAGCCGGGCGAGGCCAGCAGAACGGTCATCTCGACAGGCGTGGATGCCAGCAGCGCGTCGGGAACGGTTGCCAGCAGACTGGTGTTGCGCGCCGGCGGCTGCGCGCTGGAAAAGCCAAGGTCGCCGGCGATTCGGGTGCCGTCGACGCGAAGCTCGATGCGGCCGGTGAAGCGGGGAACGAAAACGGCGAGATTGCCCGACCGGGCCGCGAGGTCGGCAGGCAGGAGGAAGCGGTAGACGCCGGTCTCCTGGGATTGCGGCCGCCTGTTCCAGTTGTGGGGCAGGGTGACGGTCAGCGCGGTTTGTGGAGGGTCGCTCGCCATGCGGAACGCCGCCTCGCGGGCGTGCCAGGCGCCCTCGGGCAAGGGGAAGTCCACCCCGGTGAGGATCCACGTCACCAGCAGCACCAGGGCGGTGAGCAGGACGATGACGGTGAGCCGTTGCGGCCGCCCCTCCACCACGTCCGGAGCCAGGGGGACAGGCGGCGAGTTCACAGCTTGATCAGCCCCTGTTGAACCGCCTCGAACACGGCTTCGCCGCGGTTGGTGACGTGGAGCTTGCGGTAGATCGTCTTGATGTAGCCGGTGACGGTCTGGGGCGAGATGCCCAACTGGGCGGCGATCTCGGCATAGCGATAGCCCTTGGCGATGCCCCATAGGATATCGGCTTCGCGCGGCGTCAGGCGGATCGCCGGTTCGCAGGGTTCGTCGCCGGCCGGCAGCTGGGCGTTGCGCACGATATAGCGCGCGATCGACGCCGAGATCGGCGAATGGCCGCGGACCAGGTCGTGCACCGCCGCGGCGATGTCGTTCGGGAACGCGTCCTTCAGGATGTAGCCCATCGCCCCGACGCGGATGGCCGACAGAACGCTTGCCTC from Polymorphum gilvum SL003B-26A1 carries:
- a CDS encoding sensor histidine kinase, which gives rise to MNSPPVPLAPDVVEGRPQRLTVIVLLTALVLLVTWILTGVDFPLPEGAWHAREAAFRMASDPPQTALTVTLPHNWNRRPQSQETGVYRFLLPADLAARSGNLAVFVPRFTGRIELRVDGTRIAGDLGFSSAQPPARNTSLLATVPDALLASTPVEMTVLLASPGYLSGYLETVYVGAEQPLRRAHEQRTLLFFLLPGAIAIVNLALGALLFLFWFQQKTDDGSGLLALSLTLGAVYTLATVPNTLTFSPSVYRALHGLPLLEVALAVLAIARHLGVRMPKASMLILLPGTAAVVTGLVSDDFTMAVLMLVPGALLAGLCMLVGAVLSARAYVVDHNETGLVFSLALTVLGALAAHDIMVLGDILSDRRILLVRLYTPLFSIAVGGIVALRLVRALAAAELFARQLKQRVEEAEAALRASFQRERHHLRASALMEERARLMRDLHDGVGGQLVSIVSLARQKDQDAAAIGEAARTALQDLRLVVDAMDDIQGDLMLVLATWRDRMEGRLRAGNVALDWKIDTQPGLPILDDLRPSHVLNILRILDEAVTNALKHSAAGTVRVRLQTVTVPDGKAFGRIAVEDDGDGGASVSSTGRGLGNMQERAARIGARLTVASDASGTRVQLDLPAVLPGGTVLPP
- a CDS encoding response regulator, coding for MTGIDDTATPRAGGANPAGAPVRVLLIEDDAPTRAHILAALDGDAGFTVKEGGTLSEGLAGLDWQPRVILCDLNLPDGTGIALIREARRRLPEVDIMVVSVMADEASVLSAIRVGAMGYILKDAFPNDIAAAVHDLVRGHSPISASIARYIVRNAQLPAGDEPCEPAIRLTPREADILWGIAKGYRYAEIAAQLGISPQTVTGYIKTIYRKLHVTNRGEAVFEAVQQGLIKL